A stretch of Cicer arietinum cultivar CDC Frontier isolate Library 1 chromosome 5, Cicar.CDCFrontier_v2.0, whole genome shotgun sequence DNA encodes these proteins:
- the LOC101507085 gene encoding mediator-associated protein 2-like: MSNIDSDRYKPHVEFVEEAKEALIDLNLTESTELWLLKLPISNDLLTDIDGQELSLKLHNEGNLGTFKGASGKAYDFVSFASQEPDETVFVSSATEQKIAGKITRRVSVVHYPDPKELEAKQARRNSAAAATNTSQIQSDFRGSSRASASKSSRMKSSVSELSNTPKRRPYKNRSNGRPADESSHGHSTGVSAMSSDHSSGGKSKRRKI, from the exons ATGTCAAATATAGATTCAGACAGATACAAACCTCATGTGGAATTTGTGGAAGAAGCCAAAGAAGCACTCATTGATCTTAACTTGACCGAATCCACTGAGCTTTGGCTCCTTAAGTTGCCCATTTCGAAC GATTTGTTAACTGACATTGACGGGCAGGAATTGTCTCTCAAACTTCATAATGAGGGAAACTTGGGCACCTTTAAGGGCGCGTCTG GGAAAGCGTATGATTTCGTCAGCTTTGCTTCCCAGGAGCCGGATGAAACAGTTTTCGTTTCCTCTGCTACAGAACAAAAAATTG CTGGAAAAATTACACGCCGAGTTTCTGTTGTCCATTACCCTGATCCTAAAGAACTGGAAGCAAAACAAGCACGTCGAAATTCTGCAGCAGCCGCCACGAATACATCCCAAATACAAAGTGATTTTCGAGGAAGTTCACGTGCATCAGCATCAAAAAGTAGCAGAATGAAGAGCTCAGTATCTGAACTATCTAATACTCCAAAAAGAAGACCTTATAAGAACAGATCTAATGGAAGACCTGCTGACGAGTCCTCACATGGTCATAGCACTGGTGTTTCCGCCATGTCTTCTGATCATTCTAGCGGAGgaaaatcaaagagaagaaaaatataa